From a region of the Canis lupus dingo isolate Sandy chromosome 5, ASM325472v2, whole genome shotgun sequence genome:
- the PRKAA2 gene encoding 5'-AMP-activated protein kinase catalytic subunit alpha-2 isoform X2: protein MVMEYVSGGELFDYICKHGRVEEVEARRLFQQILSAVDYCHRHMVVHRDLKPENVLLDAHMNAKIADFGLSNMMSDGEFLRTSCGSPNYAAPEVISGRLYAGPEVDIWSCGVILYALLCGTLPFDDEHVPTLFKKIRGGVFYIPEYLNRSVATLLMHMLQVDPLKRATIKDIREHEWFKQDLPSYLFPEDPSYDANVIDDEAVKEVCEKFECTESEVMNSLYSGDPQDQLAVAYHLIIDNRRIMNQASEFYLASSPPTGSFMDDSTMHIPPGLKPHPERMPPLIADSPKARCPLDALNTTKPKSLAVKKAKWHLGIRSQSKPYDIMAEVYRAMKQLDFEWKVVNAYHLRVRRKNPVTGNYVKMSLQLYLVDNRSYLLDFKSIDDEVVEQRSGSSTPQRSCSAAGLHRPRSSFDSVTAEGHSLSGSLTGSLTGSTLSSVPPRLGSHTMDFFEMCASLITTLAR from the exons ATGGTTATGGAATATGTGTCTGGTGGTGAATTATTTGACTACATCTGTAAACATGGACGG GTTGAAGAGGTGGAAGCAAGGCGACTCTTTCAGCAGATTCTGTCAGCTGTGGATTACTGTCATAGGCATATGGTGGTTCATCGAGACCTGAAACCAGAGAATGTGCTGTTGGATGCTCACATGAATGCCAAGATAGCTGATTTTG GTTTGTCTAATATGATGTCAGATGGTGAATTTCTGAGAACTAGTTGTGGATCTCCGAATTATGCAGCACCCGAAGTCATCTCGGGCAG ATTGTATGCAGGTCCTGAAGTTGATATCTGGAGCTGCGGTGTTATTTTGTATGCCCTTCTTTGTGGCACCCTCCCATTTGATGATGAGCATGTACCTACGTTATTTAAGAAGATCCGAGGGGGTGTTTTTTATATCCCAGAATATCTCAATCGTTCTGTTGCCACTCTCTTGATGCATATGCTGCAAGTTGACCCCCTGAAACGAGCAACTATCAAAGATATAAG AGAGCATGAATGGTTTAAACAAGATTTGCCCAGTTACTTATTTCCTGAAGACCCCTCCTATGATGCTAACGTCATTGATGATGAGGCTGTGAAAGAAGTGTGTGAAAAATTTGAGTGTACAGAATCAGAAGTAATGAACAGTTTATATAGTGGTGACCCTCAAGACCAGCTTGCAGTGGCTTATCATCTTATCATTGACAATCGGAGAATAATGAACCAAGCCAGTGAGTTCTACCTCGCCTCTAGTCCCCCAACTGGTTCTTTTATGGATGATAGTACCATGCATATTCCCCCAGGCCTGAAACCTCATCCAGAAAGGATGCCACCTCTTATAGCAGACAGCCCTAAAGCGAGATGTCCATTGGATGCACTGAATACAACTAAGCCCAAATCTTTAGCTGTGAAAAAAGCCAAGTGGCATCTTGGAATCAGAAGTCAAAGCAAACCTTATGACATTATGGCTGAAGTCTACCGAGCTATGAAGCAGCTGGATTTTGAATGGAAG gTAGTGAATGCATATCATCTTCGTGTAAGAAGAAAAAATCCAGTGACTGGCAATTATGTGAAAATGAGTTTACAACTTTACCTGGTTGACAATAGAAGCTATCTTTTGGACTTTAAAAGCATTGATG atgAGGTGGTGGAGCAGAGGTCTGGTTCTTCAACACCTCAGCGTTCCTGTTCTGCTGCTGGCTTACATAGACCAAGGTCAAGTTTTGACTCTGTGACTGCGGAGGGCCATTCACTTTCTGGCTCTCTTACCGGCTCTTTGACTGGAAGTACATTGTCTTCTGTTCCACCCCGCCTAGGCAGTCACACCAtggatttttttgaaatgtgtgCCAGTCTGATCACTACTTTAGCCCGTTGA